The stretch of DNA AGCGCGATCGCATCGGCAAAGTCTCGGCTGGGGAGCCGGTTCAGGTCGGTCAGTGATGGGAAGCCGGTGGCCTCAGCCGCGCGCAAGCCGATACTCCTGGTCGCGCTCGCCGGCGCTCAGCTGCCGCGGTAGACCGTGGCGCCGAAGGGCGCCAGGAGGAGCGGGACGTGGTAGCTGCGACCGGCATCGGTCACCCGGAGGGCCACCGCGATGCCCTGCAGGAAGGCGTCATCCTCCCGGTACCCGGCCAGGTCGAACAGGAGCTGGTAGTCGCCCGTTGTCAGCTCGCCCCCGATCAGGTCCGCGATCCGGCCATCCGCATCGGTCTCGCTTTCATTGAGGGCCTCGAACTCGTCGTCCTCCCCGCGCCGAAAGAGGACCACGCTGATCCCAGGCGCGGGCACTCCCGTCTCGAGGTCCAGCACGTGGGTCGAGATGGTAGGGCGCGGCGAGCGCTGAGGGCGGTTGGGGCGATTCGGCCGTCGAGCGGCCACGCTATCCTCCCTGGCGTGGGTGACCTGCAGATCCGGGTCGGCGATCTCCACTTTAGCGCCCGATGGGAGGACGCCGCGCCGCGCACACGCGAGGCGTTGCGCCCATGGCTGCCCATCCAGTCCCAGCTGATCCACTGCCGCTGGAGCGGGGAAGGGACCTGGATCCCGTTCGGCGACCGCCGGCCCGGGGTGGGTTACGAGAACCACACCGCGCACCCAGCTCCCGGGCAGCTGCTCATCTATACCGGCGAGCTGTCCGAGTGCGAGATCCTGTTCCCGTACGGGGCCTGCTCGTTCAGCAGCAAGCTGGGCCCGCTGGCGGGGAACCATTTTGCGACCGTCGTTACCGGGGCGGAGCAGCTAACGGAATTAGGCCGCCGCGTCCTGTGGGAGGGCGCCCAGGACATCGAGATCACCGAAGGACCGGATTGACCGATCTCGTCGTCACCGAAGGCACGGTCGTAACGGCCGAAGGCTCAGTCCTGGCCGATGTCGGCGTGACACAAGGGCGTATCACCGCCGTCGGTCCCAATCTCCCGCGCGACCCGGCGACCGAGACGATCGACGCAACCGGGCTTCTCGTCCTACCTGGCTGCGTTGACGTCCACACCCACACTCGGCTGCCTACGGGCGCGGAACCGGACCGGTTCTACCAGGACAGCGTGGCAGCCGCATCCGGTGGCACGACCACGTTCCTGGCCTTCAACAATCCCGGCACCGGGATCTCCGACGAGGGGTCGCTTTCGCTTCTTGCCGGCCTCCGTGAGTTCCGTGCCCGGACCGAGGGTGAGTCGGCAGTCGACTTTGGCCTGAGTGCGGTCATCACCGGCCAGCAGGACGACCCCATCGCCGAGCTTCCTGAGCTCATCGCCTCCGGCGTCTCCACGGCCAAGGCCTTCATGGTCTACGACTTCCGGCTGACCGATGAGCGCCTCTTCGCGGCGCTGCAGGCCATGGGCCGCCACGGCGGGATGCTCCAGGTCCACTGCGAGAACGCCATCATCATCGACGCGCTCACGGCCGAGGCCCTGGCCCACGGGAACGTCGCCGGCCGCCACCACGCCCTCACGCGCCCGACGTACGCCGAGGCGGAGGCGACCCACCGCGCCATCGCCCTGGCTCGGGCCGCGGACGCATCGGTCTACATCGTTCATCTGTCCTGTGCCGATGCGCTGGCCGAGGTCGTCACCGCCAAGGCGCGCGGGTGGCCGGTGTACGCCGAGACGTGCCCCCACTACCTGACCCTGACCGATGACCGATATGCCCCGCCCGACGAAGCCGAGGTCATCAAGTCCGTCATCTCACCGCCCCTCCGCACGGATGCCGATCGTCAGTCGCTGTGGCTGGGCCTGGCCCGCGGGGGGCTGGACGTGGTGGCCACCGATCACGTGCCGGACCGGCTGGCCGTCGAGAAGCGCGTGCCGGCCCCGCCGTTTCCGCAGATCAGCAACGGGGCGCCGGGCATCGAGACGCTGCTGTCGGTCGTCTACTCCGAGGGCGTGTCTCGTGGCCTGATCAGCGTCGAGCGCATGGTGGATCTGTTGGCGACAACCCCGGCTCGCCTCTTCGGCCTACCTACGAAGGGCGCCATCGAGGTCGGCCGCGATGCTGACCTGGTGCTGTTCGACCCAAAGGCTACTCGCAGGATCCGGCAGTCCGAACTCCATCACACCAGCGACTTCACCCCGTACGAAGGTATGGTGGTTGCGGGTGCCGTCGTCCAGACGCTCGTTCGCGGTCGGCGTGCCGGTGCACGGATCGGCGTGTTCGTGGAACGACGGCTGGCCTAGGCGGCAAGACGGATGGCCCGAAAGGGCCCTTGCGTCCGGTACCGGGTCACGCGCTAGGGTAGGCACCCATGGCGAGCCCGCGTGACGCCTACAAGGTCCTGCAGATCGATCCCTCGGCATTGCCGGAGGTTGTCGAGGCCGCTTACCGCGCGCTGGCGCGGCTGCGCCACCCAGACCGGAACGACCTGTCCGGTGCCAGCGAGGCGATGGCGGATCTGAACTGGGCGTATTCCACCCTGCGCGACCCGGAGCGGCGGATCCAGTACGACGAGACCCGAACGGCTGCTGTCACGGTGAACGCGCCGGAGGGTTCGCTGCGCGACCGGATGGAAGCGGCACGCGGCGGAGGTTCCCAGGGCGTGAACTCCGAGGCCCCCATCGTCCTCGATTTCGGACGGTATTCGGGGATGTCCCTGCTCGAGGTTGCCCGCGTGGACCCCGCGTACCTCGCGTGGCTCAAGCGCCGACCGCACGCGGCGCGGTACCGGCAGCAGATCGAAGAGCTGACCGCCAGGCTGCACGCGCGCTAGCGGAGCCGGCCATAGGCGGGGATGGTCAGGAATTCGGTGAAGGTGTCGGATAGGACGAGCTCGTCGAGGAGTGCGGCGGCATCGGTCCAGCGGAAGTCCGGCATGCTGGATTGGAGCCGGCCGAGCTCGTCGTCCCGGATCGTGGTGTAGCGATCGGCCGACATCGGCTCGCCGTCCTCCAGGGCGACCTTGTGGACGCGCCACTGCCACAGCTGTGAGCGGCTGATCTCGGCGGTTGCCGCGTCCTCCATCAGGTCGTTGATGGCGGCCGCGCCGTTGCCGGCCAGCCACGAGGCGAGGTACTGGAGCGCCACGCTGACATTGGTGCGGACGCCGGCCTCGGTCGCGCGGCCGCCCGCCACCTCGACGTTCAGCAGCTCCGCCGCCGTCACGATGGCCTCCGGCAGCTTGTCTTTCTGGTTCGTGCGCTCCCCAAGGACCTCATCAAAGATCTCGCGCGCCACGGGGACCAGGTCCGGATGGGCGACCCATGTCCCGTCCGACCCGTCGCCGGACTCGCGCCGCTTGTCGACTCGCACCTGCTCCAGCGCATTCGCTGTCACCTCGGGCTCGCGCCGGTTGGGGATGAACGCGCTCATGCCGCCGATCGCATGCGCCCCGCGCCGGTGGCATGTCTGCACCAGCAGTTGCTGGTAGGCGCGCATGAACGGGACGGCCATGGTCACCTGGGCTCGATCGGGGAGCACCATGTCCGGCCGCGACCGGAACTTCTTGATCAGGCTGAAGATGTAATCCCACCGGCCGGCATTGAGCCC from Chloroflexota bacterium encodes:
- the hydA gene encoding dihydropyrimidinase, which produces MTDLVVTEGTVVTAEGSVLADVGVTQGRITAVGPNLPRDPATETIDATGLLVLPGCVDVHTHTRLPTGAEPDRFYQDSVAAASGGTTTFLAFNNPGTGISDEGSLSLLAGLREFRARTEGESAVDFGLSAVITGQQDDPIAELPELIASGVSTAKAFMVYDFRLTDERLFAALQAMGRHGGMLQVHCENAIIIDALTAEALAHGNVAGRHHALTRPTYAEAEATHRAIALARAADASVYIVHLSCADALAEVVTAKARGWPVYAETCPHYLTLTDDRYAPPDEAEVIKSVISPPLRTDADRQSLWLGLARGGLDVVATDHVPDRLAVEKRVPAPPFPQISNGAPGIETLLSVVYSEGVSRGLISVERMVDLLATTPARLFGLPTKGAIEVGRDADLVLFDPKATRRIRQSELHHTSDFTPYEGMVVAGAVVQTLVRGRRAGARIGVFVERRLA
- the uraH gene encoding hydroxyisourate hydrolase, whose amino-acid sequence is MAARRPNRPNRPQRSPRPTISTHVLDLETGVPAPGISVVLFRRGEDDEFEALNESETDADGRIADLIGGELTTGDYQLLFDLAGYREDDAFLQGIAVALRVTDAGRSYHVPLLLAPFGATVYRGS
- a CDS encoding DnaJ domain-containing protein; the protein is MASPRDAYKVLQIDPSALPEVVEAAYRALARLRHPDRNDLSGASEAMADLNWAYSTLRDPERRIQYDETRTAAVTVNAPEGSLRDRMEAARGGGSQGVNSEAPIVLDFGRYSGMSLLEVARVDPAYLAWLKRRPHAARYRQQIEELTARLHAR
- a CDS encoding DUF3830 family protein, whose protein sequence is MGDLQIRVGDLHFSARWEDAAPRTREALRPWLPIQSQLIHCRWSGEGTWIPFGDRRPGVGYENHTAHPAPGQLLIYTGELSECEILFPYGACSFSSKLGPLAGNHFATVVTGAEQLTELGRRVLWEGAQDIEITEGPD
- the aceB gene encoding malate synthase A yields the protein MGLSNPHTDEVLTAEALIFVASLHRSFNARRLRLLGDRSERQARFDTGELPDFLPNTAHVREDPDWRVAPAPADLEDRRVEITGPVEPKMMINALNSGAKVFMADFEDALSPTWDNVVTGQWAVASAVRRELTFQSAEKAYALAEHIATLVIRPRGWHLDEAHVLVDGSPISASLFDFGMVFFHNAREQLHRGSGPYFYLPKLESHLEAQLWNDVFVAAQTALDVPRGSIRATVLIETVLAAFEMEEILYELREHAAGLNAGRWDYIFSLIKKFRSRPDMVLPDRAQVTMAVPFMRAYQQLLVQTCHRRGAHAIGGMSAFIPNRREPEVTANALEQVRVDKRRESGDGSDGTWVAHPDLVPVAREIFDEVLGERTNQKDKLPEAIVTAAELLNVEVAGGRATEAGVRTNVSVALQYLASWLAGNGAAAINDLMEDAATAEISRSQLWQWRVHKVALEDGEPMSADRYTTIRDDELGRLQSSMPDFRWTDAAALLDELVLSDTFTEFLTIPAYGRLR